In the Candidatus Nanopelagicales bacterium genome, one interval contains:
- a CDS encoding HisA/HisF-related TIM barrel protein yields the protein MQEAGAGEIVVNSIDRDGQMQGYDLALASEMRP from the coding sequence ATGCAGGAGGCCGGCGCCGGCGAGATTGTCGTCAACTCCATCGATCGCGACGGCCAGATGCAGGGCTACGACCTGGCACTTGCCTCCGAGATGCGGCCATGA
- a CDS encoding glycosyltransferase family 2 protein, whose product MNGEVNCSVVVAARDEETYLAEALRSILDQEGVNVEVVLVDDHSRDATTEVARALAGSDERLRLFHNPREGKCSAFNLGVAASRAEYVCLFAGDDVMPPGSLRARIESVRPFGDERAVIGLAKIRTISDDPKFNGVVVPKTPGLGNPSGASIMMNRRAVDTVFPVPESLPSEDTWMALAATHLHKVCVVHSDVIACDWRVHAGNTSANMTEDFEEYSRKIAERMVALDLFLEHYRADLTQGETQRIRAKQRCERMRRRGSMLGVLTSRVAVVDRLRALSSTNPFLYRIRRTFYSTLSGR is encoded by the coding sequence ATGAACGGTGAAGTCAACTGCTCAGTGGTGGTTGCGGCGCGAGACGAGGAGACCTACCTCGCCGAGGCTCTTCGCAGCATCCTCGACCAAGAAGGCGTGAACGTCGAAGTGGTCCTAGTCGATGACCATTCACGAGACGCGACGACGGAGGTGGCGCGAGCACTTGCGGGATCTGACGAACGCCTCAGGCTGTTCCATAATCCACGGGAGGGCAAATGCAGCGCCTTCAACTTGGGGGTCGCGGCTTCTCGAGCGGAGTACGTGTGCCTGTTTGCCGGTGATGACGTCATGCCCCCTGGCAGCTTGCGCGCACGTATCGAGAGCGTCCGTCCATTCGGCGACGAGCGGGCGGTCATAGGTTTGGCCAAGATCCGTACTATTTCGGACGACCCGAAATTCAATGGAGTGGTCGTCCCGAAGACCCCCGGTTTAGGCAATCCAAGCGGAGCATCCATCATGATGAATCGCAGGGCTGTGGACACCGTGTTCCCCGTGCCGGAGTCGCTTCCCAGCGAGGACACCTGGATGGCTCTGGCAGCCACCCATCTCCACAAGGTCTGTGTGGTTCACTCAGATGTCATCGCCTGCGACTGGAGGGTGCACGCCGGAAACACCAGTGCGAACATGACCGAGGACTTTGAGGAATACAGCAGGAAAATCGCTGAGAGAATGGTAGCCCTCGATCTGTTTCTCGAGCATTACCGCGCAGACTTGACCCAAGGGGAGACCCAACGGATCCGGGCCAAACAGAGATGCGAGCGGATGCGCAGACGAGGAAGCATGCTTGGAGTGCTCACATCCCGAGTGGCAGTGGTTGACCGCTTGCGCGCACTGTCCAGCACGAACCCTTTCCTCTATAGGATTCGCAGAACGTTCTACTCGACTTTGAGCGGGAGGTGA
- a CDS encoding acyltransferase family protein, whose product MADAVRAVALTGAPSVRHGEGAKNRRLDVQGLRAVAVLMVVAFHAGLPLPGGFVGVDVFFVISGFVITGMLRREWLATGGIRFGAFYARRFKRLTPALALTVSVTMLLSALMLSPFGPQQIAAKTAVGAMLLAANFVIAGSTGQYFDAPAETNPLLNTWSLSVEEQFYLAFPALLLIGWLTGRRLQRPVGSAILLVAIVAAFSFALAIIGQEVSGLGEAEYLFGFYSPFTRFWEFAAGALLTLAWSVATPSRQVATAMALIGFAMLALSLWVIAGTSQVPGPWTLLPVGGTLLLLAAGKQPANGGSRLLATRPLVRVGDWSYSLYLWHWPFVVFARILWPSSGLALVLAAVASLIPAVASYRWVEQPIRALTSLRGRRFAMLVAVTLAVPLTIAGVVGIAGPMGWSPEGLKDAAHDRVEEHAGRVRGCHISQAFDRQAISGCEWNADARGRPIYLVGDSNAEQFSEAAIGAGAILNRPVWIFTGSSCPLVDGLDLTVAATKSEFVSDPIPSTAFDHCQQYAEEVVRWLRTAPPGDVFIAAN is encoded by the coding sequence ATGGCCGATGCGGTCAGAGCTGTCGCTCTCACGGGTGCCCCGTCGGTTCGCCATGGGGAGGGCGCAAAGAACCGCAGACTCGACGTTCAGGGACTGAGAGCTGTCGCGGTCTTGATGGTGGTTGCGTTCCACGCGGGTCTCCCTCTGCCTGGCGGTTTTGTTGGTGTTGATGTCTTCTTCGTAATCTCCGGCTTCGTCATCACGGGTATGCTCCGCCGAGAGTGGCTCGCGACCGGCGGCATTCGGTTCGGCGCGTTCTATGCTCGCCGGTTCAAGCGCCTGACTCCGGCATTGGCGCTCACCGTAAGCGTGACCATGCTGCTGAGCGCCCTCATGTTGTCGCCTTTTGGTCCTCAGCAGATCGCAGCAAAGACAGCCGTCGGGGCGATGCTACTGGCGGCAAACTTCGTAATTGCCGGGAGCACGGGGCAGTACTTCGATGCCCCTGCCGAAACGAACCCACTCCTCAATACCTGGTCGCTATCCGTTGAAGAACAGTTCTATCTCGCCTTTCCCGCCCTGTTGCTCATCGGATGGCTCACAGGTCGCCGGTTGCAGCGGCCTGTGGGGTCCGCGATTCTCCTCGTGGCGATCGTCGCGGCCTTCTCATTCGCCCTCGCGATTATTGGGCAGGAAGTCTCGGGGCTTGGCGAAGCGGAGTACCTGTTCGGCTTCTATAGTCCGTTCACGCGGTTTTGGGAGTTCGCCGCTGGGGCGCTGTTGACCCTGGCATGGAGTGTTGCCACCCCTTCGCGGCAAGTCGCGACTGCGATGGCGCTCATTGGGTTTGCCATGCTGGCGCTATCGCTCTGGGTCATTGCTGGAACCTCACAGGTCCCTGGTCCATGGACCCTCCTGCCAGTGGGTGGGACCCTGCTTCTGCTGGCCGCTGGAAAGCAGCCTGCTAACGGGGGCAGCCGGCTTCTCGCAACTCGACCGTTGGTGAGAGTGGGTGATTGGTCTTACTCCCTTTACCTCTGGCACTGGCCTTTTGTCGTCTTTGCGCGGATTCTGTGGCCGAGTAGTGGGCTTGCTCTGGTGCTGGCCGCGGTCGCCTCTTTGATTCCAGCAGTTGCCTCCTACCGCTGGGTAGAACAGCCCATACGGGCGCTCACTAGTCTTCGTGGGCGACGCTTCGCAATGCTTGTGGCGGTGACTCTGGCCGTCCCGTTGACCATTGCGGGTGTGGTGGGGATAGCGGGCCCGATGGGCTGGTCGCCGGAGGGCCTCAAGGACGCCGCTCACGACCGAGTTGAGGAGCACGCCGGGAGGGTTCGCGGCTGCCACATCTCCCAGGCCTTCGACCGACAGGCAATTTCCGGGTGTGAGTGGAATGCAGATGCACGGGGACGCCCCATCTACCTGGTCGGGGACTCCAATGCGGAGCAGTTCTCGGAAGCCGCTATTGGGGCTGGAGCAATCCTGAATCGCCCAGTCTGGATATTTACCGGCTCCTCATGCCCGTTGGTCGACGGGTTAGATTTAACTGTTGCAGCCACGAAGAGTGAGTTCGTCTCTGACCCGATCCCATCGACAGCCTTCGATCACTGCCAACAGTACGCGGAGGAGGTTGTCCGGTGGCTTCGCACCGCCCCCCCCGGTGACGTTTTCATTGCCGCGAATTGA
- a CDS encoding tyrosine-type recombinase/integrase: MDHGHVWLRSSGSGWRLEGDDPPLLVEANEYLRYLADRNYSPRTIRTYGYGLQAFFRWLVAVELTVSIVNTQDVLAFLTACRQEIVRGRGGPNVVDMRGRRTDLLAPATVNLRLAAVSGLYEFLAMRDPSFVSPIPKGRASSWFAAGERTGLLAHTKRRPAPRSRLRLRTPQRLPRALSPVEVAALLGDLRSTRDLAMAGLMLYCGLRSCEVLALRVVDVDIGGRWLLIQGKGGKERRVPLDGDIAAVINTYLLVERPDTEAPELFVVAKGPTRGQPLTAAGLRAVFRYHRSVTGVTAGAPHALRHTFGTALAEAGVDLAVMQALLGHAHVDTTARYIHLAPTHVKAQYDAARTRQRRQS; this comes from the coding sequence ATGGACCACGGTCATGTCTGGCTCAGAAGCAGTGGCTCGGGGTGGCGGCTGGAGGGGGACGATCCGCCGCTTCTCGTTGAGGCGAATGAGTACTTGCGGTATCTGGCGGATCGCAACTATTCGCCGAGGACGATCCGGACCTACGGGTACGGGCTGCAGGCGTTTTTCCGTTGGCTGGTTGCTGTCGAACTGACCGTGTCCATCGTGAACACCCAGGACGTGTTGGCGTTCCTGACGGCCTGTCGGCAGGAGATCGTGCGGGGTCGTGGCGGACCGAACGTGGTCGACATGCGGGGCAGGCGAACCGATTTGCTGGCACCTGCCACGGTGAATCTGCGGCTGGCAGCGGTCAGTGGCCTGTACGAGTTTCTGGCCATGCGTGATCCGTCGTTTGTGTCTCCGATCCCCAAGGGCCGCGCCAGTTCCTGGTTCGCCGCTGGTGAGCGCACCGGTCTGCTGGCTCACACGAAACGCCGTCCCGCACCCCGCTCCCGGCTGCGACTGCGCACCCCCCAGCGGCTGCCGCGAGCGTTGTCCCCGGTCGAGGTCGCTGCCTTGCTGGGTGATTTGCGCTCGACCCGTGATCTGGCCATGGCCGGTTTGATGTTGTACTGCGGGCTGCGATCCTGCGAAGTGCTGGCGCTGCGCGTGGTTGATGTCGATATCGGCGGCCGTTGGCTGCTGATCCAGGGCAAGGGCGGCAAGGAACGCCGCGTGCCACTGGACGGCGACATCGCCGCGGTCATCAACACGTACCTGTTGGTGGAGCGCCCCGACACTGAGGCACCGGAACTGTTCGTAGTGGCCAAGGGCCCCACTCGCGGTCAGCCGCTGACGGCGGCTGGGTTGCGTGCGGTGTTCCGCTACCACCGCAGTGTGACCGGGGTGACCGCCGGGGCTCCGCATGCCTTGCGCCATACCTTCGGGACCGCTCTCGCCGAAGCCGGTGTCGACCTGGCAGTGATGCAGGCACTGCTGGGCCATGCCCACGTCGACACCACCGCCCGCTACATCCATCTTGCCCCGACTCATGTGAAGGCCCAATACGATGCTGCCCGCACCCGGCAACGCCGCCAGTCGTAG
- a CDS encoding NAD-dependent epimerase/dehydratase family protein produces MIVAVTGADGFIGTHLCEALERGGFSVHRLQRASSLQAPALDLAAPVADWQAALDGSDVVVNLAGLAHDVRGQTPEQVDEYLAVNAHGAARVASAAASIGAQRFIQISTIKVLGETPRDGIRFREGDPLAPVGVYAVSKARGEELIRSQLAGRTDCVVVRLPLVFGTPFKGNLAVLEKAIRRGIPLPLGHSSIGARTYVQMGELTDLILKVIRHSEPLPPILHARSTPDLTAAEVARLVGREIGRQPRIVSVPSSALKRLAKAAGKPELASKICDSMLVSDDETRQALGI; encoded by the coding sequence ATGATCGTCGCCGTCACGGGAGCCGATGGCTTCATCGGCACGCATCTCTGCGAAGCCCTGGAGCGTGGGGGCTTCTCCGTCCATCGGCTGCAACGGGCATCCTCCCTGCAGGCGCCGGCCCTGGATTTGGCTGCCCCGGTTGCCGATTGGCAGGCAGCACTCGACGGATCGGATGTTGTCGTCAACCTGGCTGGGTTGGCGCATGATGTGCGCGGCCAGACGCCGGAGCAGGTCGACGAGTACCTGGCCGTCAACGCGCACGGGGCAGCCCGCGTCGCCTCTGCGGCCGCCTCGATCGGCGCCCAGCGGTTCATCCAAATAAGCACGATCAAGGTGTTGGGAGAAACCCCGCGTGACGGAATCCGGTTTCGTGAGGGCGACCCACTTGCCCCAGTGGGCGTGTACGCCGTATCGAAAGCCAGGGGTGAGGAACTGATCCGCAGCCAGCTGGCCGGTCGAACGGACTGCGTCGTCGTCCGACTCCCCCTCGTGTTCGGAACGCCATTCAAGGGGAACCTCGCCGTTTTGGAGAAGGCGATTAGGCGCGGGATACCCCTCCCACTGGGCCATTCGAGCATCGGAGCTCGTACCTACGTTCAGATGGGTGAACTAACGGATCTGATCCTCAAAGTGATCCGGCACAGCGAGCCCCTTCCCCCCATCCTGCACGCTCGGTCTACCCCTGACCTCACAGCTGCGGAGGTCGCACGCCTAGTCGGCCGAGAGATCGGTCGGCAGCCACGCATTGTCTCGGTTCCGTCGAGCGCCCTCAAGCGTCTCGCCAAAGCAGCCGGCAAGCCGGAGTTGGCCTCAAAGATCTGCGACTCAATGCTGGTCTCTGACGACGAGACTCGCCAGGCGCTGGGGATCTGA
- a CDS encoding CpsD/CapB family tyrosine-protein kinase, whose amino-acid sequence MVPVAGEGKSTTACNLAISMAQSGLRICLVEADLRRPRVAEYLGVESSIGPSRTFWRGKIHFQEAVLPWNRNLLTLLPSGSIPPNPSELLASDHMHQTLNELRTDFDAVILDTAPLLLVADASITAASR is encoded by the coding sequence ATCGTTCCAGTCGCCGGAGAGGGCAAGAGCACGACAGCCTGCAATTTGGCGATATCCATGGCCCAGTCCGGGCTTCGCATCTGCCTGGTCGAAGCGGATCTGCGTCGACCGAGAGTGGCAGAATACCTCGGGGTAGAGTCGTCCATTGGCCCTTCACGGACGTTTTGGCGGGGGAAGATTCACTTCCAAGAAGCTGTGCTGCCCTGGAATCGCAACTTGTTGACGCTGCTGCCTAGTGGCTCCATACCGCCGAACCCATCGGAACTGCTGGCATCGGATCACATGCACCAGACCCTGAATGAACTTCGAACTGATTTCGACGCTGTCATCCTCGACACCGCACCTTTGCTTCTGGTGGCCGACGCGAGTATCACGGCGGCCAGTCGCTGA
- a CDS encoding Wzz/FepE/Etk N-terminal domain-containing protein encodes MEFRNVIGSVRHQWFLVAGSLLIALLVAVGWILLNTPMYKASAQLFVSSAATSGDRQAGEQFQAAVFAQQRVATYAQLVSSPEVLDPVIKELGLPTTPQDLAEEVTAVNPVQTVLLEVSAADADPAQAAAIANSIAQNLAAAIQNLETTDPKLGSPLKVSIVSPAVAPPDPYSPNKAATLGLALILGLAAGIGAAVLRDRLDTSVKAASDLIQISGSTPLGVVNFDANAEIEPLSALDQQAARSESFRQIRTEPAVRRRW; translated from the coding sequence GTGGAGTTTCGTAATGTAATTGGGTCGGTCAGGCATCAGTGGTTCTTGGTGGCCGGGTCGCTCCTCATCGCACTGCTAGTGGCGGTCGGTTGGATTCTGCTGAACACACCGATGTACAAGGCCAGCGCCCAACTGTTCGTCTCAAGTGCTGCCACTTCCGGGGACCGCCAGGCTGGCGAGCAGTTCCAGGCCGCCGTGTTTGCCCAGCAGAGGGTGGCGACTTATGCGCAGTTAGTCTCCAGCCCCGAAGTGCTCGACCCGGTCATCAAGGAATTGGGCTTGCCCACGACGCCACAGGATCTCGCAGAGGAAGTCACGGCGGTGAATCCTGTCCAGACTGTGCTTCTTGAGGTCTCAGCGGCTGACGCGGACCCCGCCCAGGCTGCCGCCATCGCCAACTCAATCGCTCAGAACCTCGCTGCTGCGATTCAGAACCTCGAGACGACCGATCCGAAACTCGGGTCACCGCTCAAAGTAAGCATCGTCAGTCCTGCGGTGGCGCCACCGGACCCGTATTCGCCTAACAAAGCGGCAACGTTAGGACTGGCTCTGATCCTGGGGCTTGCGGCTGGCATCGGAGCCGCCGTCCTGCGCGACCGGTTGGACACGTCTGTCAAGGCAGCCAGTGACCTTATCCAGATCTCTGGGTCGACCCCCCTCGGCGTTGTCAACTTTGACGCGAATGCCGAGATAGAACCGCTTTCAGCCTTGGATCAACAGGCTGCCCGGTCCGAGTCTTTTCGTCAGATCCGGACCGAACCTGCAGTACGTCGACGTTGGTGA
- a CDS encoding Wzt carbohydrate-binding domain-containing protein, which translates to MTAVEFRDPAGESLPRLLSGAAATARICYSAREQVDRVAFGLQIRNSDDVTVMAVHSGADGLMKVNAGDRYVEWVMDPLLLAPGQYNLRTEVSIDGHVLDVDEKGQDFVVREGGSHQGGLFVQPGFWRASGGVVTVSTGSGSVAVDPGGLHDRGSDSAAPQRIAVKNPRR; encoded by the coding sequence GTGACCGCCGTCGAGTTCCGGGACCCCGCAGGTGAGTCGCTGCCGCGACTCCTCTCTGGCGCTGCGGCTACCGCACGCATCTGCTACTCGGCACGTGAGCAGGTTGATCGCGTCGCTTTCGGCCTCCAGATCCGCAACAGCGACGACGTCACGGTGATGGCGGTGCATTCCGGGGCGGACGGCCTGATGAAGGTCAACGCTGGTGATCGGTACGTGGAATGGGTGATGGACCCGCTGCTGCTCGCGCCGGGTCAGTACAACCTTCGCACCGAAGTGAGTATCGACGGCCACGTACTCGACGTGGATGAGAAAGGTCAGGACTTCGTGGTGCGCGAAGGCGGCTCGCATCAGGGCGGGTTGTTCGTCCAGCCCGGCTTCTGGCGGGCCTCCGGAGGCGTGGTGACCGTTTCGACCGGATCTGGTTCCGTGGCCGTGGACCCCGGGGGGCTACATGACCGGGGGTCGGACTCTGCAGCACCTCAACGGATCGCTGTGAAGAACCCCAGAAGATGA
- a CDS encoding ABC transporter ATP-binding protein, translating into MKERLARGRPPGHRDFWALRDATFAVPKGASLGIIGHNGSGKSTALKVLTGIYRPTSGNVTVNGRVAALLEVGAGFHPELTGRENIRLNGTILGFTGQEMNRMMDQIIEFADIGEFIDNPIKHYSSGMHVRLGFAVSVMVRPEILIVDEVISVGDEEFQRKCFDHMHGLRRSGTTMVLVSHSLGQVQQLCDETLWLERGEVQQIGPTRKVAQAYLERVNEIEASKAAARARRSPGRWINRNAAGRGRSV; encoded by the coding sequence CTGAAGGAACGGCTGGCCCGAGGGAGGCCCCCTGGGCACCGGGACTTCTGGGCGCTGCGGGATGCGACTTTCGCCGTTCCGAAGGGGGCATCGCTGGGAATCATCGGCCACAACGGATCCGGCAAGTCGACGGCGCTGAAGGTTCTGACCGGAATTTACCGACCGACGTCAGGGAATGTGACGGTCAATGGGCGAGTGGCGGCACTGCTTGAGGTGGGAGCCGGGTTTCATCCCGAACTCACCGGTCGGGAGAACATCAGGCTCAACGGGACGATCCTGGGTTTCACCGGGCAAGAGATGAACCGGATGATGGATCAGATCATTGAGTTCGCCGATATCGGTGAGTTCATCGACAATCCGATCAAGCATTACTCGTCGGGAATGCACGTGCGGTTGGGGTTCGCCGTGTCGGTCATGGTCAGGCCCGAAATCCTGATAGTCGACGAGGTCATCAGCGTCGGTGACGAGGAATTCCAGCGGAAATGCTTCGACCATATGCATGGACTGCGCCGCAGCGGCACCACGATGGTCTTGGTCTCCCACAGTCTCGGGCAGGTCCAACAGTTGTGCGACGAAACACTGTGGCTGGAGCGCGGCGAGGTGCAGCAGATCGGTCCCACGCGCAAGGTCGCGCAGGCATACCTGGAACGTGTCAATGAGATCGAAGCCAGCAAGGCCGCTGCCCGTGCCCGGAGAAGCCCGGGCCGATGGATCAATCGCAACGCCGCGGGTCGGGGGAGATCCGTGTGA
- a CDS encoding ABC transporter permease, with amino-acid sequence MSDTSITMRQGSARSHWRLIWAFAIRDLKGRFTATALGWIWTLIVPLATVFIYSLVFAVIFRAQAPPMGNGHEGVFAVWFFCGLVTWNLFAQTVNACIGSIVGMGPMMQKVYIPSYVPVFAAAITSLIERLLEAAVMLILMLVFFNVGWTWLLYPLVLVVTALVRHLSGLLPRSVVRPLP; translated from the coding sequence ATGTCTGATACTTCCATCACGATGCGGCAAGGTAGCGCGCGATCCCACTGGCGCCTGATCTGGGCTTTCGCCATCCGCGATCTCAAGGGCCGTTTCACGGCTACCGCCCTGGGATGGATATGGACGCTGATTGTCCCCCTTGCGACGGTGTTCATCTACAGCCTCGTGTTCGCTGTCATCTTCCGAGCGCAGGCGCCGCCGATGGGCAACGGACACGAGGGAGTCTTCGCGGTCTGGTTCTTCTGCGGCCTGGTCACCTGGAACCTCTTCGCGCAGACCGTCAACGCATGCATCGGGTCCATCGTGGGGATGGGGCCCATGATGCAGAAGGTCTACATCCCCTCCTACGTGCCGGTCTTCGCGGCCGCCATCACCAGTCTGATCGAGCGACTGCTCGAGGCCGCAGTGATGCTGATTCTCATGCTGGTGTTCTTCAACGTCGGCTGGACCTGGCTGCTCTATCCCCTTGTCTTGGTCGTCACCGCGCTTGTTCGCCACCTGTCTGGGCTACTGCCTCGCAGTGTCGTACGTCCGCTTCCGTGA
- a CDS encoding metallophosphoesterase produces MTVHAAPGHAEPLGAGAAARQGQLPSGVIAAYSLIAPRSAAASRLVARAVVARGDSCPKVNVTDTRGRRSRLKMDVRRPPGTAASAFASVTVCSKGLPRGLTSAQMRGHQIPAAMPKQVDSIAMVSDTGCRIRGSTIQDCADPDAWPAAKISRRIAQQHPDVVLNVGDYFYREEACPADKQALCGGSPPPVTGMPFTDSDYGWLADVLLPMNPVLSVAPVVMLRGNHETCDRGGNGFFLFLDPRPGTAGLCAPVQTAGGLVAPQPATTATWATTLKVDDDRKLRLASGRLRLWFRHRCHGLGDDAAPDLRQCGGAD; encoded by the coding sequence GTGACTGTGCATGCGGCGCCCGGGCATGCGGAACCGCTCGGCGCTGGTGCTGCCGCGCGCCAGGGGCAACTGCCGTCGGGAGTCATCGCGGCGTACTCCCTGATCGCGCCGAGGTCCGCCGCGGCTTCGCGACTGGTGGCGCGGGCGGTGGTGGCGCGCGGTGACTCGTGCCCCAAGGTGAACGTGACCGACACGAGGGGCCGTAGGAGCCGCCTGAAGATGGACGTGCGGCGACCGCCAGGCACGGCAGCCAGCGCTTTCGCGTCGGTGACGGTGTGTTCGAAGGGTCTACCGAGGGGTTTGACCAGCGCGCAGATGCGCGGGCATCAGATTCCAGCGGCGATGCCGAAGCAGGTGGATTCCATCGCGATGGTCAGCGACACCGGGTGCCGCATCAGGGGATCGACGATCCAGGACTGTGCGGATCCCGATGCGTGGCCGGCCGCCAAGATCTCGCGGCGGATCGCCCAGCAGCATCCCGATGTCGTGCTGAACGTGGGCGACTACTTCTATCGCGAGGAGGCGTGCCCGGCCGACAAGCAGGCGCTGTGCGGGGGGAGTCCACCGCCGGTGACGGGGATGCCGTTCACGGACAGCGACTACGGGTGGCTGGCCGATGTGCTGCTGCCCATGAACCCGGTGTTGTCGGTGGCGCCGGTCGTGATGCTGCGCGGTAACCATGAGACGTGTGACCGGGGCGGCAACGGGTTCTTCCTGTTCCTCGACCCGCGGCCCGGCACCGCGGGACTGTGCGCGCCGGTGCAGACCGCTGGGGGCCTGGTCGCACCTCAACCGGCCACGACGGCCACGTGGGCAACGACGCTCAAGGTCGATGACGACCGGAAGTTGCGGCTGGCGTCTGGTCGACTCCGCCTATGGTTCCGACACCGGTGTCACGGACTGGGCGACGATGCAGCGCCCGACCTACGTCAATGCGGAGGCGCTGACTGA
- a CDS encoding transporter substrate-binding protein: MPSNCSAARACKAPGWPSAEINAAGGSARRTPDRAGRRGPTDRHRRSPRQLTEKVITEDRVLAVMGPTSSADRNAMLAICTQHRTPLLYATDYEGGRLFPVPVLLLPDPRPLRQAARYRT, from the coding sequence GTGCCGAGCAACTGTTCGGCAGCCAGGGCCTGCAAGGCGCCCGGATGGCCGTCGGCCGAGATCAACGCCGCCGGTGGGAGTGCTCGGCGGACGCCCGATCGAGCTGGTCGTCGAGGACCAACAGACCGACACCGGCGCTCGCCGAGACAACTGACCGAGAAGGTCATCACCGAGGACCGCGTCCTCGCCGTCATGGGACCCACCAGCAGCGCCGACCGCAACGCGATGCTCGCGATCTGCACGCAGCATCGCACCCCACTGCTGTACGCGACCGACTACGAAGGCGGGCGCCTGTTCCCGGTACCTGTTCTGCTACTCCCCGATCCCCGACCACTACGTCAAGCCGCTCGGTACCGCACCTGA
- a CDS encoding ABC transporter substrate-binding protein, with protein sequence MMADGGNSFAIIGADYVWPTSIGASFRAEVSARGGTVVSEEYLPPDVGEFDKNLQRIADSGADNVVMMLLGTNGQAFIRQFAARQWKQRPTLTVMAFNENYMQGLTPQECEGIMTGAPFLANLNRPETISFVERQKAMFGPDTVVSYFAESHYGLLMFLHDSHREGRHGRPGSRSSTPWATRRSSSATAP encoded by the coding sequence CTGATGGCCGACGGCGGCAACTCCTTCGCCATCATCGGCGCGGACTACGTGTGGCCCACATCGATCGGGGCATCCTTCCGCGCGGAGGTCTCCGCCCGCGGCGGGACCGTCGTCAGCGAGGAGTACCTGCCCCCGGACGTCGGCGAGTTCGACAAGAACCTGCAACGCATCGCCGACTCCGGCGCCGACAACGTCGTCATGATGCTGCTCGGCACCAACGGACAGGCCTTCATCCGGCAGTTCGCAGCCCGGCAATGGAAGCAACGTCCCACGTTGACGGTGATGGCCTTCAACGAGAACTACATGCAGGGCCTGACCCCCCAGGAATGCGAGGGCATCATGACCGGCGCCCCGTTCCTGGCCAACCTGAACCGCCCCGAGACCATCTCGTTCGTCGAACGACAGAAGGCGATGTTCGGACCCGACACCGTCGTCAGCTACTTCGCCGAGTCGCACTACGGCCTGCTGATGTTCCTGCACGACAGCCATCGAGAAGGCCGGCACGGACGACCGGGAAGCAGGTCATCGACGCCATGGGCGACCAGACGCTCGTCATCGGCAACGGCCCCGTGA